In Armatimonadota bacterium, the following are encoded in one genomic region:
- a CDS encoding DUF3084 domain-containing protein, which produces MTWTMALVVVALAIFGGLLAYWGDLLGRRFGKRRLTLFGIRPKYTAIIITSANGAALVLFTVVAMTVINESFRVWITRGDRIVSELSHNAKELRALQEERAALSQQVNDLALSLDARRKEFAKLQAEYGAKAKEVEQLVGRLASAQTELAQSERQLVAEQSEIRRLRSEQRRLIAQITTAQNQAQEANKRLLALREDIRTAEARNQDLLAEYEDQSLRNVALERENAALERQNLTLKQDNSRLEADNERIRQENQTVKDEAAKLRAEYGELVSGAGLEFATLRRQPLVYGTGEEIQRISVNPTIGRFRIEQQIREALDSSGERAQQMGAEPNDKGRTVFIPDKAPQGSQDIITEQESIDAIVDQIGRSDGLVAALVVSLINTVRGEPVPVEIRLFRNPLVFSKGEEIASESIEPHSSAQALTMVLQFLKDEVRSRAIDEGLIPRFDPRAEEPFIGELPGDQLLDLATSIARLGGKVRITARAGDDIRAADPLRLSFEVRRER; this is translated from the coding sequence ATGACTTGGACGATGGCGCTGGTGGTCGTAGCCCTCGCAATTTTTGGGGGGCTCTTGGCTTACTGGGGCGATCTGTTAGGCCGGCGCTTCGGCAAGCGGCGACTGACCCTGTTTGGCATCCGTCCAAAGTACACCGCGATCATTATCACATCCGCCAACGGCGCCGCGCTCGTTTTGTTCACCGTAGTCGCTATGACGGTCATCAATGAGTCGTTCAGAGTGTGGATTACGCGCGGCGATCGGATCGTCAGCGAGCTCAGCCACAATGCTAAGGAACTCCGGGCCCTGCAGGAAGAGCGGGCTGCGCTCAGTCAGCAGGTCAACGACTTGGCGCTCAGTTTAGACGCTCGGCGAAAGGAGTTCGCAAAGCTTCAGGCCGAGTATGGCGCCAAGGCGAAAGAGGTCGAACAGTTGGTAGGCCGGTTGGCGTCCGCGCAGACCGAACTGGCTCAGTCAGAGCGTCAGTTAGTAGCGGAACAGTCTGAGATACGACGACTAAGAAGCGAACAGCGTCGGCTGATCGCCCAAATCACGACGGCTCAGAATCAAGCACAAGAGGCGAACAAGCGCCTGCTTGCACTGCGCGAGGATATTCGCACGGCAGAGGCACGAAACCAAGATCTTCTGGCCGAATACGAAGATCAGTCCTTGCGCAACGTTGCCCTGGAACGAGAAAACGCCGCATTGGAGCGGCAGAATCTGACGCTGAAGCAAGACAACTCGCGCCTTGAAGCGGACAACGAGCGAATACGGCAGGAAAATCAGACTGTCAAGGATGAGGCCGCCAAGCTGAGAGCGGAATACGGAGAGCTGGTGTCTGGAGCGGGCTTGGAGTTTGCCACGCTCCGTCGACAGCCATTGGTCTATGGGACAGGGGAAGAGATTCAACGCATCAGCGTAAATCCGACGATCGGCCGGTTTAGAATCGAGCAGCAGATCCGCGAGGCGCTGGACAGCAGCGGCGAAAGGGCGCAACAGATGGGGGCCGAGCCTAACGACAAGGGGCGGACGGTGTTCATTCCAGACAAGGCGCCTCAAGGCAGCCAGGATATTATCACCGAGCAGGAGAGCATCGATGCGATCGTCGATCAGATCGGCCGTTCGGACGGACTGGTCGCCGCGCTGGTCGTCTCTTTGATCAACACCGTTCGCGGCGAGCCGGTGCCGGTCGAAATTCGGCTGTTCCGCAATCCGCTAGTATTTAGCAAGGGCGAGGAGATCGCTTCAGAGTCGATCGAGCCGCATAGTTCCGCCCAAGCGCTCACCATGGTGCTTCAGTTTTTGAAGGACGAAGTACGGAGCCGAGCGATCGACGAGGGCCTGATACCGCGCTTCGATCCTCGTGCCGAAGAGCCTTTTATAGGCGAACTGCCAGGCGACCAGCTGCTGGACCTCGCGACGAGCATTGCCCGGCTTGGAGGAAAGGTGCGAATCACAGCCAGAGCCGGCGACGACATCCGTGCTGCCGATCCGCTCCGGCTCTCCTTTGAAGTCCGCCGAGAGCGCTAG
- a CDS encoding fucose isomerase yields MKVGIITFTDGRKRVADRLREDCFRFQRRISGWLAQEGHDVEEAEEVVWNFATARNEADRMADCDAVIFNFCVWSYPDFTAQAAALIDAPILCMGNINPAYPGWVAFFASAGALDEMGRRFGRALGDVADPKVQASIRAFLRDNDPDERIAGEEAAAELYGQRYGCVDGPSMGMYTGHLDPSQWMEQFGVHVFHVSQLRLAWLAEKVSADRVEAGLQWLEDSCGEILWNDDRLRRGLDGHLARQVRVYLAMKDLCRDEGLDFCGLTGQLDYTEWDKGCTMDVPEALLNDTADWEEGDKEPIVCATECDSNGALTMQIMKLLSRTPVLFADLRHYHEELRVYDLVNSGQHAPWFAHRSDNWRENWKEARLHPSNEMYFPCGGASVQFYADPAERVTFGRITRKSGAHRMHLLRGSFERFGFEEDERLAKMTTYEWPHAYARFDCSPDTLAANFSCNHIHAIIGDHIGALVSACEKLGIEPIVLD; encoded by the coding sequence ATGAAAGTTGGGATCATCACCTTTACCGACGGACGCAAACGAGTCGCCGACCGACTGCGCGAAGACTGCTTTCGGTTTCAGCGCCGGATATCAGGATGGTTGGCGCAAGAAGGCCATGACGTTGAAGAGGCCGAAGAGGTCGTTTGGAACTTTGCGACCGCGCGAAACGAGGCGGACCGCATGGCCGATTGCGATGCGGTCATCTTCAACTTCTGCGTCTGGTCTTATCCCGATTTTACGGCTCAAGCCGCCGCGCTCATCGACGCCCCCATCCTCTGCATGGGCAACATCAACCCGGCCTATCCCGGCTGGGTGGCCTTTTTCGCTTCGGCCGGCGCCCTGGACGAAATGGGGAGGCGATTCGGTCGTGCCTTAGGCGACGTTGCCGATCCAAAGGTACAAGCGTCCATTCGGGCCTTTTTGCGGGACAACGATCCTGACGAACGCATCGCAGGCGAAGAGGCCGCGGCAGAACTGTACGGACAGCGATACGGATGCGTGGACGGTCCATCGATGGGCATGTATACAGGCCACTTAGACCCTAGCCAATGGATGGAACAGTTCGGCGTTCATGTCTTTCACGTCTCGCAGCTGCGCTTGGCCTGGCTGGCCGAGAAGGTCTCGGCAGACCGGGTCGAAGCGGGTCTCCAGTGGCTTGAAGATTCGTGCGGCGAGATCCTCTGGAACGACGACCGCCTGAGACGAGGTTTGGACGGCCATTTGGCCAGACAAGTGCGCGTTTACCTCGCAATGAAAGACCTCTGCAGAGACGAGGGCCTCGACTTCTGCGGTCTGACCGGCCAATTAGACTATACGGAGTGGGACAAGGGTTGCACCATGGACGTGCCAGAAGCCCTGCTGAACGACACGGCCGATTGGGAGGAGGGCGATAAAGAACCGATCGTTTGCGCCACCGAGTGCGACTCCAACGGCGCTCTGACCATGCAAATCATGAAGCTCCTCAGCAGGACGCCCGTACTGTTTGCCGATCTGAGGCACTATCACGAGGAACTGCGAGTCTACGATCTGGTCAACTCCGGCCAGCACGCGCCTTGGTTCGCCCACCGAAGCGACAACTGGCGCGAGAACTGGAAGGAAGCGAGGCTGCATCCTTCCAACGAGATGTACTTCCCATGCGGCGGCGCTAGCGTGCAGTTCTACGCAGACCCGGCAGAGAGGGTTACCTTTGGCCGAATCACACGAAAGAGCGGAGCGCACCGGATGCACCTTCTTCGCGGGAGTTTCGAGAGATTCGGCTTTGAAGAGGACGAGCGTTTGGCTAAAATGACCACTTACGAATGGCCGCACGCTTACGCTCGATTCGACTGCTCTCCAGATACTTTGGCGGCAAACTTCTCGTGCAACCACATTCACGCCATCATTGGCGACCACATAGGCGCCCTTGTCTCGGCCTGCGAGAAATTGGGAATCGAGCCGATCGTGCTGGACTAG
- a CDS encoding deiodinase, protein MFRDYKDRADVRLVYVREAHPSDGWQVPQNETQGVIVRTPRSLTERNEVADTCAAKLKLDFPVVVDGIDDAVEKAYAGWPDRIYVIDKTGKIVYKGAPGPAGFKPREAEQALIALLEPTKPI, encoded by the coding sequence ATCTTTCGAGACTACAAAGATCGAGCCGACGTGCGATTGGTCTACGTGCGCGAGGCGCATCCGTCGGACGGTTGGCAAGTTCCTCAGAACGAAACGCAAGGCGTCATTGTCAGAACTCCAAGGAGCCTTACGGAGCGAAACGAGGTCGCCGATACTTGCGCCGCTAAACTCAAACTCGATTTCCCGGTCGTCGTGGACGGCATAGACGATGCCGTTGAGAAAGCCTACGCCGGATGGCCCGACCGAATCTACGTGATCGACAAAACGGGCAAGATCGTCTATAAGGGCGCCCCTGGGCCTGCGGGGTTTAAGCCCAGGGAAGCCGAACAAGCGCTGATCGCGCTGTTAGAGCCGACCAAGCCTATTTGA
- the lgt gene encoding prolipoprotein diacylglyceryl transferase codes for MMPEIFSVGPFVVRGYGLMWVVGIIVAVLIAARRAPRFGMKPENAIDSALAGVFGGVVGARIVYVAMNWREFRDNWLEVFAIWQGGLGFFGGLVGGSLGVYLCMRAKKMSFWPAADCFAPSLALAYAIARLGCLLAGCCYGCPTGVPWGLTFPMEDRPGVMTEPSHPTQIYSFLFGLGIFAALLLLEKRKRFTGQTFCQFLMLYGAYRFVNEFFRAGATSKYWVEPFTFGHLAAIGALAFGLALYLWRSSLNKSAVEPSKQS; via the coding sequence ATGATGCCCGAAATCTTCTCGGTCGGCCCGTTCGTCGTCCGAGGCTACGGCCTGATGTGGGTGGTCGGCATTATCGTCGCCGTGTTGATCGCAGCCCGCAGAGCGCCCCGCTTTGGCATGAAGCCCGAAAACGCCATCGACAGCGCATTGGCGGGCGTATTTGGAGGCGTTGTCGGCGCGAGAATCGTCTACGTCGCCATGAACTGGCGCGAGTTTCGCGACAATTGGTTGGAGGTTTTCGCCATATGGCAAGGCGGGCTGGGTTTCTTTGGCGGCCTGGTCGGCGGCAGCCTAGGCGTCTATCTCTGCATGCGGGCCAAAAAGATGTCCTTCTGGCCCGCGGCCGATTGCTTTGCCCCTTCGCTCGCCCTCGCCTACGCCATCGCACGGCTGGGATGCCTGTTGGCCGGCTGTTGCTACGGCTGCCCGACCGGCGTGCCCTGGGGCCTGACCTTTCCAATGGAAGACCGACCCGGCGTTATGACAGAGCCTAGCCATCCGACGCAAATCTACTCCTTTCTATTCGGTCTGGGCATCTTCGCAGCGCTACTGTTGCTGGAAAAGAGAAAGCGTTTCACTGGCCAGACCTTTTGCCAATTTCTCATGCTCTATGGCGCTTATCGATTCGTCAACGAATTCTTCCGCGCGGGCGCAACCTCAAAGTATTGGGTCGAACCGTTCACCTTCGGACATCTGGCCGCGATCGGCGCCCTCGCCTTTGGCCTTGCGCTCTATCTCTGGCGCTCATCATTGAACAAATCCGCCGTCGAGCCGTCCAAGCAATCATGA
- the lspA gene encoding signal peptidase II gives MKAFYFWTTLLGAVAVDQAVKVLTVSNLVLGESRPIINGVFHLTLTHNTGIAFGLLQDRGWLTIPLAVAIVLAVVFYLIRHPQTPKWGQVALGLLTGGALANMVDRIFRGYVVDMFDFRVWPVFNIADISINAAVILYVVMTLKVSRAIKREAAS, from the coding sequence GTGAAGGCGTTTTACTTCTGGACGACGCTCCTCGGCGCCGTCGCGGTCGATCAGGCGGTCAAAGTGCTCACCGTTTCAAATCTAGTCTTGGGCGAAAGCAGACCGATCATCAATGGCGTCTTTCACCTTACGCTGACGCACAACACCGGCATTGCGTTTGGCCTCTTGCAAGACCGAGGCTGGCTGACGATTCCTCTCGCGGTCGCTATCGTGCTGGCGGTCGTGTTCTACCTGATCCGCCATCCCCAAACGCCAAAGTGGGGGCAGGTCGCGCTCGGGTTGCTGACGGGCGGAGCGTTGGCCAACATGGTCGATCGCATCTTTCGCGGCTACGTCGTCGATATGTTCGACTTTCGGGTTTGGCCTGTCTTCAACATCGCGGATATCAGTATCAACGCTGCCGTAATCCTATACGTCGTCATGACTCTAAAAGTCTCGCGCGCGATAAAGAGAGAGGCCGCCTCATGA
- the radC gene encoding DNA repair protein RadC, translating to MGENVKTFYTIREMPASERPRERLAAYGPEHLSNAELLAIILRVGSQGASAIDLGRTLISQFKSLRGIGAASLTELGKIKGLGFSKAVQIKAAMELGKRVALESLGENPQIDSPEDVYNLLCHRVKDEKQERFIVLLLDVKNRVFAQEDVTKGLLDASLAHAREVFKLAVREGAKSIIVAHNHPSGDPAPSKEDLETTKELKKAGETLDIPVLDHVIIGEGRYVSLHRQGLM from the coding sequence ATGGGGGAGAACGTCAAGACCTTCTACACCATACGAGAGATGCCCGCATCCGAGCGACCGCGCGAGCGTCTTGCTGCGTACGGCCCGGAGCACCTGAGCAACGCCGAGCTGTTGGCGATTATCTTGAGGGTCGGCTCGCAAGGCGCTTCGGCAATAGATTTAGGTCGCACCCTCATTTCTCAGTTCAAATCGCTCCGCGGCATCGGCGCCGCCAGCCTTACCGAGTTGGGCAAGATCAAGGGATTGGGCTTTTCTAAGGCTGTCCAGATTAAGGCTGCGATGGAATTGGGCAAGCGAGTAGCCCTAGAGAGCCTTGGCGAAAATCCTCAAATCGACTCGCCGGAAGACGTTTACAACCTTCTGTGCCATCGCGTCAAAGACGAAAAGCAAGAGCGATTCATCGTCCTGCTTTTGGACGTCAAGAACCGAGTCTTTGCTCAGGAAGACGTAACAAAAGGCCTCCTGGACGCTAGCCTCGCCCATGCTCGAGAGGTGTTCAAACTGGCAGTGCGCGAAGGAGCCAAGAGCATCATAGTGGCCCACAATCATCCGAGCGGCGACCCTGCGCCCAGCAAGGAAGACCTGGAAACGACCAAAGAACTCAAGAAAGCGGGCGAGACGTTGGACATCCCCGTTTTGGACCACGTGATCATCGGGGAAGGCCGATATGTCAGCCTGCATCGCCAAGGCTTAATGTGA
- a CDS encoding glycosyltransferase family 39 protein: MSRLAALLAVALGFALWDAASFGLTDLDEGFYASVSAAMARSGDWITPRLYGEPWFEKPAGLYWLMAVSIKLLGASEAAARLPSILSFGLIAILLWAWGERRLSPGAGQFAALVFLSSPLVFVLGRLALTDMALVLFFLIGLISLWETAKNPFWCVPLGIATGAATLMKGPMALFLIGVLILASLPLLRSNGFQFRYAIAALLTAIATAAPWYFAVYAQHGGDFFNEFIVKQNLSRLAGGDKAHAPPNFLVGLPFYPVVLLLGMAPWADKLGALWRQPSNPVEQFLWRWALIVFALFTISGTKLPHYILPTTPALALLIGACLARNARFSSDVAVYGQLAMGLLWVFLSVGLAVFLQSPWIALLAALPYVRFAISRTATATVMLAIAGFGFHVGLTAYDARFLAAPRELARFVPPAAELGVFDVKPGLPSLDFYVSGRAVPCETLEEALALLNNGGYCLTKGRKPQIVAPLVREGGEYALYGPVQ; the protein is encoded by the coding sequence TTGAGCCGACTGGCCGCCCTGCTCGCGGTTGCGCTCGGTTTTGCCCTTTGGGACGCGGCATCGTTCGGCCTGACCGACCTTGACGAAGGGTTTTATGCCTCCGTATCGGCCGCCATGGCGAGGTCCGGCGATTGGATAACGCCCAGGCTCTATGGCGAGCCCTGGTTTGAAAAGCCTGCGGGTCTTTATTGGTTGATGGCCGTTAGCATCAAGTTGCTCGGAGCGTCCGAAGCCGCCGCAAGATTGCCCTCTATCCTGTCCTTTGGCCTCATTGCGATACTTCTTTGGGCCTGGGGCGAAAGGCGACTCTCGCCCGGCGCGGGGCAGTTCGCCGCCCTCGTGTTCTTGTCCTCGCCTCTGGTCTTCGTCTTAGGTCGTCTGGCGCTGACCGACATGGCGCTCGTCCTTTTTTTTCTGATAGGGCTGATATCGCTATGGGAGACCGCCAAGAACCCGTTTTGGTGCGTTCCCTTGGGAATTGCAACGGGCGCCGCGACCTTGATGAAAGGCCCAATGGCGCTCTTTCTGATCGGCGTTTTGATTTTAGCCTCGCTGCCGTTGCTCCGATCCAACGGATTCCAATTTCGATACGCGATCGCCGCCCTCCTAACAGCGATCGCGACCGCGGCGCCTTGGTATTTCGCCGTCTACGCGCAACACGGAGGAGACTTCTTCAACGAGTTCATCGTCAAACAAAATCTGTCCCGTTTGGCAGGGGGCGACAAGGCGCATGCGCCGCCCAATTTCTTGGTCGGCCTGCCGTTCTACCCGGTCGTCCTTCTTCTCGGAATGGCGCCCTGGGCGGACAAACTGGGCGCCTTGTGGCGACAGCCGTCAAACCCGGTCGAACAGTTCCTGTGGCGATGGGCGCTCATCGTCTTCGCGCTCTTCACCATAAGCGGCACCAAACTGCCTCATTACATCTTGCCAACGACGCCGGCCCTCGCGCTCTTGATCGGGGCTTGTTTGGCGCGAAACGCTCGATTCTCATCCGATGTGGCAGTTTATGGACAATTGGCCATGGGACTGCTTTGGGTCTTTCTCTCTGTCGGCCTGGCTGTTTTCCTTCAGTCGCCGTGGATTGCGCTTCTGGCGGCGCTTCCATACGTCCGATTCGCAATTTCTCGAACGGCGACAGCAACCGTGATGCTCGCAATCGCTGGCTTCGGTTTCCATGTCGGATTAACAGCCTACGATGCCCGATTTCTGGCCGCTCCCAGAGAGTTGGCCCGCTTCGTTCCGCCTGCCGCAGAGCTCGGAGTGTTCGACGTGAAGCCGGGCCTTCCAAGTCTCGATTTCTATGTATCGGGCCGAGCCGTTCCCTGCGAGACTTTGGAAGAGGCGTTGGCGCTCCTAAACAACGGCGGTTACTGCCTCACCAAGGGTCGCAAACCCCAAATCGTCGCGCCTCTTGTTCGCGAAGGAGGCGAGTATGCGCTCTATGGCCCGGTACAGTAG
- a CDS encoding metallopeptidase family protein: MVEVSREEFEQWARWEYRKIPREFRQKLHNVTIVVEDEPGEEAGRHRKKTLLGLYVGAPRTSQSVFDPMPYPAHIYLYQLNIQRICRTRTEVRRQIRETLLHEIGHHFGMTEAQLQEIEQGWYR; the protein is encoded by the coding sequence ATGGTTGAGGTCTCTCGCGAGGAGTTCGAACAGTGGGCCAGGTGGGAGTACCGCAAGATTCCTCGCGAGTTTCGCCAGAAGCTCCACAACGTTACGATCGTTGTGGAGGACGAACCGGGCGAAGAGGCCGGACGACATCGAAAAAAGACCTTGCTCGGCCTCTATGTCGGCGCGCCCAGGACTAGCCAGTCCGTCTTCGACCCGATGCCCTACCCCGCGCACATCTACCTCTATCAACTCAACATCCAAAGAATCTGCCGAACGCGCACTGAGGTCCGACGCCAAATCAGAGAAACGCTCTTGCACGAGATCGGCCACCATTTTGGCATGACCGAGGCTCAGCTTCAAGAGATCGAGCAGGGCTGGTACCGTTGA
- a CDS encoding proteasome accessory factor PafA2 family protein produces MKPLKGISGLFKSGESMLGRRVFGIETEFGCLIRDDSLGGAETVVEAVKNHAFYKAGLGLIDLTARDEAFEPARSGGFLKNGSRLYIDAVGSHLEFATAECASLFDLVAHEKAGQRIIVNILREMGWDDKVSFYNNNVDHFGGHTFGCHENYLIRADERYPADAFNLILPFLITRQIYGGSGRVGGHILEHSNTLPSLRDMAQHPIDFIWVSQVYNVLPDPTVKFQLSQRADHIVRVTASRVRFNRAIINPKWDSVYGSSNYQRLHLLYGEGNMSEYAFALKIGATCLVLDLMEARALPSYLRIQDPLNAMRHISRDETRKWIVHLIDGDSISAIDLQRAYLALAQKRFAGRDAETDWVLTEWDYVLNLLETDPEQLDDRIDWVIKQNILREYMEDAGVDWDDDSLHSIDLEYHNINPDQGLYHALEEMGAVKRVVTDERIETATEQAPTNTRAGARATIVKKLCESRPSKYYVDWDMVYVDRMRQIDLRDPFGSYSKEVSRFLTWL; encoded by the coding sequence ATGAAACCGTTGAAAGGCATCTCAGGACTCTTTAAGAGCGGCGAATCCATGCTCGGCCGACGCGTGTTCGGCATCGAGACCGAGTTTGGCTGCCTGATTCGGGACGATTCCCTCGGGGGCGCCGAAACCGTCGTCGAAGCAGTCAAAAACCACGCATTCTACAAAGCCGGATTGGGCCTGATCGACCTGACCGCCCGAGACGAAGCGTTCGAGCCCGCCCGAAGCGGCGGATTCCTAAAAAACGGATCGCGCCTCTACATCGACGCGGTCGGAAGCCACCTCGAGTTCGCAACCGCCGAGTGCGCCAGCCTGTTCGACTTGGTCGCGCACGAAAAGGCGGGACAAAGGATCATTGTGAACATCCTTCGGGAAATGGGATGGGACGATAAAGTCTCCTTCTACAACAACAACGTCGATCACTTTGGCGGACATACGTTCGGCTGTCACGAGAACTACTTGATTCGTGCTGACGAGCGGTATCCGGCCGATGCGTTTAACCTGATCCTGCCCTTCTTGATCACGCGGCAGATATACGGCGGGTCCGGGCGAGTGGGCGGCCACATTCTGGAGCACTCCAACACATTGCCCTCCCTGCGAGACATGGCGCAGCATCCGATAGACTTTATCTGGGTCTCGCAAGTCTACAACGTGTTGCCGGATCCGACGGTCAAGTTCCAACTCTCCCAGCGAGCCGATCACATCGTTCGCGTTACCGCCTCCCGCGTGCGCTTCAATCGGGCCATCATCAACCCAAAGTGGGACAGCGTCTATGGCTCCAGCAACTACCAGCGGCTGCACCTTCTGTATGGCGAAGGCAATATGAGCGAGTACGCGTTCGCGCTCAAGATTGGCGCAACCTGCCTGGTACTCGATTTGATGGAGGCGCGCGCATTGCCCAGCTACCTGCGCATTCAAGACCCGCTGAACGCCATGCGGCACATATCGCGCGACGAAACGCGGAAATGGATCGTGCACTTGATCGATGGCGACTCCATCTCGGCCATCGATCTTCAGCGCGCCTACCTGGCATTGGCGCAAAAGCGCTTCGCCGGTCGGGACGCAGAGACCGATTGGGTGCTGACCGAATGGGATTATGTGCTCAACCTGTTGGAGACCGATCCGGAACAGTTAGACGATCGTATCGATTGGGTCATCAAACAGAACATTCTTCGGGAGTATATGGAAGATGCGGGCGTCGATTGGGACGACGATTCGCTCCACAGCATCGATCTCGAGTACCACAATATCAATCCCGATCAGGGCCTTTACCATGCTTTAGAAGAGATGGGCGCCGTCAAGCGAGTAGTGACTGACGAGCGGATCGAGACCGCTACAGAACAGGCGCCGACCAACACCCGAGCAGGCGCTCGAGCGACGATCGTCAAGAAACTCTGCGAATCCCGTCCGTCCAAGTACTATGTTGATTGGGACATGGTCTATGTCGACCGTATGCGCCAGATCGACCTGCGCGATCCGTTCGGATCGTACTCAAAGGAAGTCTCGCGCTTCTTGACATGGCTCTAA
- a CDS encoding proteasome subunit alpha produces MSKGDFAALLAENGILPFSIVAHPNAAAGLETHGTTVLAVKYKGGALNLGDRRATAAAAIMYDKAEKIIALDDYTLIALAGAYGRAIESARYLRHAFKYFSRSQLQPMSLDGKLQEISRALSANLPNAMSGIGLFVPILTAYDLAESRARIYFYDASGARFESDSYTAAGSGSERIRGAFEYIEKTRGKFEERPYDDVLKDALTLLDIASDLDSATGGFDKVLPTAKRVSEEGVVSLSDEELRAAISKLGK; encoded by the coding sequence ATGAGCAAAGGCGACTTTGCGGCGCTTTTGGCCGAGAACGGCATCTTGCCCTTCTCGATAGTAGCGCATCCGAATGCTGCGGCAGGCTTGGAGACGCACGGCACTACCGTATTGGCCGTTAAGTATAAAGGCGGCGCGCTCAACCTGGGCGATCGCAGAGCGACGGCGGCTGCCGCCATCATGTACGACAAAGCAGAAAAGATCATCGCCCTGGACGACTATACGCTCATAGCCTTGGCAGGCGCCTACGGTCGAGCAATCGAGTCGGCGCGCTACCTGCGCCATGCGTTCAAGTACTTTTCGCGCAGCCAGCTTCAACCGATGAGTCTGGACGGCAAACTGCAAGAGATCTCGCGCGCTCTGTCGGCCAATCTCCCCAATGCAATGAGCGGAATTGGTCTTTTCGTGCCAATCCTTACGGCCTATGATCTGGCAGAATCGCGAGCGAGAATCTACTTTTACGACGCCTCTGGCGCGCGATTCGAAAGCGATTCCTATACGGCCGCGGGATCCGGATCGGAACGAATTCGAGGAGCGTTCGAATATATCGAAAAGACCCGCGGCAAGTTCGAAGAAAGACCCTACGACGACGTTCTCAAAGACGCCTTGACGCTGCTGGACATTGCCTCCGACCTCGATTCGGCCACAGGCGGATTCGACAAGGTGCTACCGACCGCAAAGCGCGTATCCGAGGAAGGCGTTGTCTCGTTGTCCGACGAAGAGCTTCGAGCCGCTATTTCCAAATTAGGCAAATAA
- a CDS encoding ubiquitin-like protein UBact, translated as MIIRTEDRLRKPIPQERSTKHGDEDGPKSPKVDRPGANELLKRMRKVDPEQAKKYRQRSGE; from the coding sequence ATGATCATTAGAACAGAAGACCGATTGAGAAAGCCGATCCCGCAGGAGCGGTCCACCAAGCACGGCGACGAGGACGGACCAAAGTCGCCCAAAGTAGACCGTCCGGGCGCGAACGAACTTCTCAAACGCATGAGAAAGGTAGACCCGGAACAGGCCAAAAAGTACCGCCAAAGGAGCGGCGAGTAA